In Solenopsis invicta isolate M01_SB chromosome 6, UNIL_Sinv_3.0, whole genome shotgun sequence, the genomic window ACACTGTGGATATTACAGACGTACTCTTTGTTATTAAttgacgaattctaacaattgtttatataattattcgtttagtccattattttttaatggcGTTAACATGCCAATACGcaatagctgacaattgttataaagcatttttacttttgagcacttctaaactttttcaaggtgcATTAACACTTAATTGCACATATAGTTACTATATGTATAGTTACAAATtagttacaaataattatagttaagttaaattagagataaagaatattctaattttgttaCAAGTAGCGAGTTACATTTCAACATTGGAAACTACTGTAAATCAGTGTGAGACCCAATCTACATCAATAatctcaattctttttttctactcTCTAATTTAGGAAATCTTAAATTGTTCATGAATTTGTCACgacaatatatttcatttaatgtatCAAACGTATACATAGTATTACGAGAAATTGTCTTTTTGCATGAAATGATAGTAATTAcctataattttagaaaatctgTGCATGTGCACCTGCCAGTAATTCCATTTGTCATTTATATTCGTAAAAGAGCTTGATCGAGGGATTATCGCGACACTTTCCCATATCGGTTCGATCCCGCGAATCCAGATTGTCATCGACGCGAATCACAATTAATTCACGTACCGCATCCGTCATGACGGTCACGTAGCGTCCGACGATGCGTGAGTTTGCTTTACCGCAATCCTGGCCGTGTAAGCGACCACTCCACTGGTGGGGCACATCCGCCCGATCCCGTATCCCCCGTGTATCCACCAATGGGTCTGATCCATCCCATATCTTCGTATCAAGGTATCTGCCCATCCCCATCGTCCTGTGTGTCCGTGTATTTCATGGTATAAAAGCTATTGCGACGGTAAGGACTACCAGCATCGTGCAAAAAGTTGGTGCAGCAAGGTGGATCACCAAGATAGGTGGAAGTGAACCGCTCAATTATACGGATTTTCCGTCAACGATTTTTCGCTCAAACCTGAAAAAAAGGTCGATGTTCTCTGGAGGATTTTTGAGGAAAGACGAGTAATCAGAGAAAGGATTGTTACGAAAGAACTCGAAGAAACGGAATAAAATCAAAGCTAAAATGGCTGGTTGCATTAGCTTCGTTCTGATTATGATCGCGTCGACGATTGCGATGGCGGAATCGAGGGTGATACCGGCTGAGCCTAGTAAGcgttgcaaattaaatttcttctatCCTTGTAGCATCTTTTGAAGATTTTAAAAACCACATATtgtaaagatattataaaagatcTGCACGTTTCTTGgacgtaatataattaataataaagataacaaAACAATAAGATTAAGTATCAAAAAGTATGttgtaataatttgaaatacatTTAACAGTAGTTACTTTAactctaataaaagaaaaaaacttttttttttttttttaagaacaaaCGCTGATGctaaataatatgatatatagATCATAATGGCATcttcttatatataaattaaaaatctgtattGTTTACAGTTTCCATCACGTTGGATTCTTACGGCAACCCTGTAATGTTCTTGAGGGAAAAGAGGACGGTCGTGCGCCCTTATCCGCACAAGACGATGATGTTAACCGGTTACTACAGGCCGATACGTCGCACGGGTAACGGCGGCCAGGCATCGGGCGTCTTCGCGCAAGGAAACGCCGTAAGTGGCGAAGCTTTCTTCGGCGGTGTGCACTCGCCGCATCTCAAGGGTGGACCGGAACCAATCGGGGAAGTGTCCAGCGCTGAAGCACAGGCAGCGCCGGCACACGAAGAAGAGCAGGAGCACGAATATTATCATCATCAAAACGATGTTCATCGACACGAGGAGGAACAGCATCATCACGATGAGCCGCACTATCATCACCATCATAATCAAGATTCTTTCATCCCTCAGGTACGCGCGGTGATGTCGAGATTTGTACACGTTCAAAATATGTgcgagaataattttttaataaataagtaaatgtaAGATGTTAGAATCAATCGCGAAAGTTGTGCGAGTAGTAATTTATGGCAAGGATTATTTTAGACGTCTCTCGCTTAAGATTATCAAGTTAGATTATACTCATATAATTTGTACATCCACGAAATTAAACGTTATAAATGTCGACCTGTTTATTAAAtgcttttgtataaaatattacacagaGATTTGCATTATTACTGCAGGAACATCACGAGTTGGAGAAGATTCCGCTAACCACCGAGATTGCGCAAACAACGGATAAACCGATCATTTCCACGGAGGTGTCCATAACCCGACCGAAAGAGCATCATAAGAAAACGCATAAGACGCCCGTGACTAACGATGCTGATGATGACGACGTCAACGATGACGGCGATGACtatgacgacgacgaggacaAGGTTGATGAGGAAAATGATGAACCGGCTGTGCCGTTCGTGCCTTTTAAGAAAAGACGCCGTCAGGGATATCCTCATTTGAACAACTTCTTCCCTATGGTCTTCAGCTTTCCGAGACTGGCCACTCGCGCTGGGTCCTCCGGGTCACTTCCTGGTGCCATCACCGCTATCGCGAATAGTTACTCCACAGGAAAAGGCGGAGTCGCCAGCTCGGTAGCCACTGCCTACGGTGGATCTCCAATCGGGTaagttatacatattatacatctCTTCTGTTGACTTTCTTTATCGAAAAACatgaatttcaaaaataaattactgcaatgattaaatactttaagaattgactttattaaataattgagtaCATTCTGATTACGCTGAGTTAACTAGAGTATTTGCAATgagaaattgtttttaattaaagtcgCTACACGAAATAAGAATAAagacataaataaatttctaaaaattaatatttcttttgtacTGATATTTGTTAGGAAAAAACGACGCACGCAGCCATATAAAGAATAATAGCGATCAACATTATTGGCGAGTTGAAAAACTAAGTCCTCCTGGAAGCTTTTAGGATGAAGCTACAATCTCCTTTGGACATCTCGCACGATATTCACGTAGTTGCCAagtttttctacatattttctcaaatatttatcaaatatactTTCAGACATTTAAAGGAAAACAATAGCTAGTTattcacagaaatatttttgacgCGGAAAAGCAGAAATAGTTTAAGaacaacattaaatttgtttaagattGCGCACAATTTATTACGTTAGATATTTTGTTAATGGTAAATAGGGATTAACACAAATCTGCAAtctcttaatttttaaactatatcGATAAATTATAGTTACACTAGTTTACCATAAACTTCGGATCagatattgtaattatttgacTTAGCGAAACATAGATGTtcta contains:
- the LOC105203809 gene encoding nucleolin, with amino-acid sequence MAGCISFVLIMIASTIAMAESRVIPAEPISITLDSYGNPVMFLREKRTVVRPYPHKTMMLTGYYRPIRRTGNGGQASGVFAQGNAVSGEAFFGGVHSPHLKGGPEPIGEVSSAEAQAAPAHEEEQEHEYYHHQNDVHRHEEEQHHHDEPHYHHHHNQDSFIPQEHHELEKIPLTTEIAQTTDKPIISTEVSITRPKEHHKKTHKTPVTNDADDDDVNDDGDDYDDDEDKVDEENDEPAVPFVPFKKRRRQGYPHLNNFFPMVFSFPRLATRAGSSGSLPGAITAIANSYSTGKGGVASSVATAYGGSPIGKKRRTQPYKE